ATATCATCGCTTATATCCGGCAGTGACGGGTGGGTACAGCTGTGATTTCCCACCTCATGACCCTCGTTTATCATACGCTGTACAAGCTCAGGACTGCTTTTTACATAATCAAGCGTCACATAGAACGTTGCCGTAACCTTCTTTTCCTTCAGAATATCCAGTATTTTTCCGGTACAGCCGTTTTCATAGCCCTCGTCAAACGTCAGGCGGATTGTCTTGTCGTCTTTGCCGAATATGAATCTTCCGCCGTATGACCCGTATTTTTCCTGTGCCTGTATTGCTCCTACAGGACGGTTATCGCTATCGGTTTCATAGCCCTGACCGTAGCAGACCTTCTCTTTTCCGTCCGTCAGAAAAGCCGTTTCTGCAGGCGTTCTGCCACCTCTGTTATTATGTCCGGCGCTTTGTCCGACAGTATTCTTATCGGACGTGCATCCGCACATGAACATTGCCGTCAATACCGTAAATACTGCGACAGATATTTTTCTATGCAAAAAAATCACTCCTTTACAGATATAGTATCCGTAAAGGAGCGGTTGTAATTCATTGAAATAAATGGCGGCTTTCATCAACTGCCGAGATAATTCTTGACCATTGCCTGTAAAAGTTCGTCACGATCAATATGACGGATCAGGCTACGTGCGTTGTTATATGTAGTTATATAGGTAGGGTCTTCGGACAGAATATAGCCGACGAGCTGATTTATAGGATTATAGCCCTTCTCCTTGAGCGCACCGTAAACCGTTGTCAGTATTTCCTTCATCTCGTTTTCTCTTTCATCCTTGAGCGAAAACGGCATAGTTTTGTCGATCATCAATATCAGTCCTTTCGTTAATATCTTTTAAAAACCGAAATTATTTTAAGGTTGTTATACTATTATACACTACCGTTCAATAAAATACAATAGCCGATAGCGAATTTTCGTTAAAATCACCAATAGCGGTTCTCATTTTTGGGTAATTGATAAAACTTTACAATTCGCTATTGAATTAATGAATAATTTTTGGTATAATAACAATAACCAGATTTTTCAGGGGGTACAATAATGGCAGAA
This window of the [Eubacterium] siraeum genome carries:
- a CDS encoding polysaccharide deacetylase family protein; protein product: MHRKISVAVFTVLTAMFMCGCTSDKNTVGQSAGHNNRGGRTPAETAFLTDGKEKVCYGQGYETDSDNRPVGAIQAQEKYGSYGGRFIFGKDDKTIRLTFDEGYENGCTGKILDILKEKKVTATFYVTLDYVKSSPELVQRMINEGHEVGNHSCTHPSLPDISDDMVFEEIHGLETYISDNFGGYKTVTMRPPRGEFSVRTLRIAKNMGYDTVLWSFAYNDWNTDAQPDRDTAYRRITSATHNGAVYLLHAVSETNTAILPDVIDYWLDNGYTVKSISG
- a CDS encoding IreB family regulatory phosphoprotein, producing the protein MIDKTMPFSLKDERENEMKEILTTVYGALKEKGYNPINQLVGYILSEDPTYITTYNNARSLIRHIDRDELLQAMVKNYLGS